Proteins encoded together in one Oxalobacteraceae sp. CFBP 8761 window:
- a CDS encoding LysR family transcriptional regulator, with the protein MIEPRTIDLNLLSVFQEVYRERQISSAARRLGLSQSAVSNALARLRRAFGDELFVRTASGMQPTPLATQMAEPIGAAMAQVALALNQRSRFEPGTSSRRFVLAMTDVGEVYFMPTLIERCRQVAPHVELSSVRVGAATLKEEMEGGRVDLAVGPFEDVSDALYQRHLFRQPFVTMFRKGHPLGKGALTLARFAAAEHLLVDAADSPYDRVNAVLARAGIAPSTRFRVPHFTAVPYIVSSSDLVVTVPQKLAERAGLPFALEWATPPLDLPPLQTNIFWHRRFNQDPGNVWLRGLLADVFAE; encoded by the coding sequence ATGATCGAACCGCGCACCATCGACCTGAATCTGCTGTCCGTGTTCCAGGAAGTCTATCGGGAGCGCCAGATTTCCAGTGCCGCCCGCCGCCTTGGCCTGAGCCAGTCGGCGGTGAGCAATGCGCTGGCACGATTGCGGCGCGCCTTTGGCGACGAGCTGTTCGTGCGTACGGCGAGCGGCATGCAGCCGACGCCGCTGGCGACGCAGATGGCCGAGCCGATCGGGGCGGCGATGGCGCAGGTGGCGCTGGCACTGAACCAGCGCAGCCGGTTCGAGCCGGGCACGAGCAGCCGCCGCTTCGTGCTGGCGATGACCGATGTCGGCGAGGTGTACTTCATGCCCACGCTGATCGAGCGCTGCCGGCAGGTGGCGCCGCACGTGGAACTCAGTTCGGTGCGCGTGGGCGCGGCGACGCTGAAGGAAGAAATGGAAGGCGGGCGGGTCGACCTGGCGGTGGGCCCGTTCGAGGATGTGTCGGATGCGCTGTACCAGCGGCATTTGTTCCGCCAGCCGTTCGTGACGATGTTCCGCAAGGGCCATCCACTGGGCAAGGGCGCGCTGACGCTGGCGCGCTTTGCGGCGGCCGAGCACTTGCTGGTGGACGCGGCCGACAGCCCCTATGACCGGGTCAACGCGGTGCTGGCCCGGGCCGGGATTGCGCCGTCGACGCGCTTTCGGGTACCGCACTTCACGGCGGTGCCGTACATCGTCAGCTCGAGCGACCTGGTGGTGACGGTGCCGCAAAAACTGGCCGAACGGGCCGGCCTGCCGTTCGCTCTCGAATGGGCAACGCCGCCGCTGGATCTGCCGCCGCTGCAAACGAATATTTTTTGGCACCGCCGCTTCAATCAGGATCCGGGCAATGTGTGGTTGCGCGGTTTGCTGGCCGACGTGTTCGCGGAATGA
- the hppD gene encoding 4-hydroxyphenylpyruvate dioxygenase, which translates to MADLFDNPMGLMGFEFVEFASPTPGVLEPVFEALGFTKVAVHRSKDVALYRQGGINFIINNEPKSYAAYFAAEHGPSACGMAFRVRDAHKAYARALELGAQAVEIPTGPMELRLPAIRGIGGAPLYLIDRFDEGDTIGKSIYDIDFKFIDGAPRNPEGHGLKIIDHLTHNVYRGRMSYWAGFYEKLFNFREIRYFDIKGEYTGLTSKAMTAPDGMIRIPLNEEGKAGGGQIEEFLMQFNGEGIQHIALLSDDLIATVDSLRAAGVPLMTAPPETYYEMLDERIPGHGEDAEQLKMRGLLLDGTVTDGKARLLVQIFGVAQLGPVFFEFIQRKGDDGFGEGNFKALFESIERDQVKRGALGAASEATTAA; encoded by the coding sequence ATGGCAGATCTGTTTGACAATCCCATGGGCCTGATGGGCTTCGAATTCGTCGAGTTCGCTTCGCCAACCCCGGGCGTGCTCGAACCCGTGTTCGAGGCGCTGGGCTTTACCAAGGTGGCCGTGCACCGCTCGAAGGACGTCGCGCTGTATCGCCAGGGCGGCATCAACTTCATCATCAACAACGAGCCGAAAAGCTACGCCGCCTACTTCGCGGCCGAGCATGGCCCGTCGGCCTGCGGCATGGCGTTTCGCGTGCGCGATGCGCACAAGGCCTATGCCAGAGCGCTGGAACTGGGCGCGCAGGCGGTCGAGATTCCCACCGGCCCGATGGAGCTGCGCCTGCCGGCAATCCGCGGCATTGGCGGCGCGCCGCTGTACCTGATCGACCGCTTCGACGAAGGCGACACCATCGGCAAATCGATCTATGACATCGACTTCAAGTTCATCGACGGCGCGCCGCGCAACCCCGAGGGTCACGGCCTGAAGATCATCGATCACCTGACGCACAATGTGTACCGCGGCCGCATGTCGTACTGGGCCGGCTTCTACGAGAAGCTGTTCAACTTCCGTGAGATCCGCTACTTCGACATCAAGGGTGAGTACACGGGCCTGACCTCGAAGGCGATGACCGCGCCGGACGGCATGATCCGCATCCCGCTGAACGAAGAAGGCAAGGCGGGCGGTGGCCAGATCGAAGAATTCCTGATGCAGTTCAACGGCGAAGGCATCCAGCACATCGCGCTGCTGAGCGACGACCTGATCGCCACGGTCGACAGCCTGCGCGCGGCCGGCGTGCCTTTGATGACGGCGCCGCCTGAAACGTACTACGAAATGCTCGACGAGCGCATTCCCGGCCACGGCGAAGACGCCGAGCAGCTCAAGATGCGCGGCCTGCTGCTCGATGGCACGGTCACGGACGGCAAGGCACGCCTGCTGGTGCAGATCTTCGGCGTGGCGCAGCTGGGCCCGGTGTTCTTCGAATTCATCCAGCGCAAGGGTGACGACGGCTTCGGCGAAGGCAATTTCAAGGCGCTGTTCGAGTCGATCGAGCGCGACCAGGTCAAGCGCGGCGCTCTCGGCGCCGCCAGCGAGGCGACGACCGCCGCCTGA
- a CDS encoding CidA/LrgA family protein — protein sequence MLAAFAVLLLFQCLGEGVVFVLRLPLPGPVAGMLLLVAALIVFPKLQLLVEQAANALLAHLSLLFVPAGVGIVTAAASGSGHWLAIVASVVVSTLMALAVTGLLLRGMKGERAKDHDA from the coding sequence ATGCTGGCGGCGTTTGCGGTGTTGTTGTTATTTCAGTGCCTGGGGGAGGGCGTCGTATTCGTGCTGCGCCTGCCGCTGCCCGGCCCCGTGGCTGGCATGTTGCTGCTGGTGGCTGCGCTGATCGTGTTCCCCAAATTGCAGTTGCTGGTCGAACAGGCCGCCAATGCGCTGCTGGCCCACCTGTCGCTGCTGTTCGTGCCGGCCGGCGTGGGCATCGTGACCGCTGCCGCCAGCGGCAGCGGTCACTGGCTGGCGATTGTCGCGTCGGTTGTCGTCAGCACGCTGATGGCACTGGCTGTCACGGGCCTGCTGCTGCGTGGCATGAAGGGCGAACGGGCGAAAGATCACGATGCCTGA
- a CDS encoding LrgB family protein has protein sequence MPDFAGLHQFWVYLAASPLLGLTMTLCAYLAAQRIGAWCKGAPIANPVAIAIAIVVGILSLSGMSYERYFAGAQFVHFLLGPATVALAVPLVRQLPRLRQHWLPLTAALLAGCVTAIVSVVVVAQLLGATPALIATLAPKSVTSPIAMAVAERLGGLPSLTAALVIGTGIFGAIFSTWLFHGLRVRSDAARGFAMGLAAHGIGTARAFQLSPEMGAFAGLAMGLNGALTALLAPWLVPLVIRWIG, from the coding sequence ATGCCTGATTTCGCCGGCTTGCACCAATTCTGGGTCTACCTGGCAGCCTCACCCTTGCTGGGCCTGACCATGACACTGTGCGCCTATCTGGCCGCGCAGCGCATCGGCGCCTGGTGCAAAGGCGCGCCGATCGCCAACCCGGTCGCCATCGCGATTGCCATCGTCGTGGGCATCCTGAGCTTGTCCGGCATGTCGTACGAGCGGTATTTCGCCGGCGCGCAGTTCGTCCACTTCCTGCTCGGCCCGGCGACTGTGGCGCTGGCCGTGCCGCTGGTGCGCCAGCTGCCGCGACTGCGCCAGCACTGGCTGCCGCTGACGGCGGCGCTGCTCGCTGGCTGCGTGACGGCCATCGTCTCGGTGGTCGTCGTGGCGCAGTTGCTGGGCGCCACGCCTGCGCTGATCGCGACGCTCGCACCCAAGTCGGTCACGTCGCCAATTGCGATGGCCGTGGCCGAGCGGCTGGGCGGCCTGCCTTCCCTGACCGCCGCGCTGGTGATTGGCACGGGCATCTTTGGTGCGATATTTTCCACCTGGCTGTTTCATGGACTGCGCGTGCGCTCGGACGCGGCGCGCGGGTTCGCGATGGGGCTGGCCGCGCACGGGATCGGCACGGCGCGTGCGTTCCAGCTCAGCCCCGAGATGGGGGCGTTTGCGGGACTCGCGATGGGGCTCAATGGTGCGCTGACGGCGCTGCTCGCACCCTGGCTGGTGCCGCTCGTGATCCGCTGGATCGGCTAG
- a CDS encoding ZIP family metal transporter, which translates to MDSQIEKAPPHRGMPSWLTPRRAIGFGICTVVLFILIGSMIEQFMNANPKMLAALLGGSAAAAATALGTLPVLFAQNFSRRTYDSFLGFGAGVMLGATAFSLVIPALNAASSAGAGSWESSLMVGAGILAGAGAILLMSRAVHTDGILSTDPDQVSLRRAWLFVWAVALHNLPEGLAIGVAFAGIDLEKATSLATGVSIQDVPEGLVVALALHSVGYSRLAAVGMGIVSGLIEPIAAVFGVALIGIAAGLLPYALAAAAGAMLLVIVNDVIPESRQSGNGTQASIALVIGFIVMTVLDTALA; encoded by the coding sequence ATGGATAGTCAAATCGAGAAAGCCCCACCACACCGTGGCATGCCGAGCTGGCTCACCCCACGTCGCGCGATCGGTTTCGGTATCTGTACCGTTGTCCTGTTTATCCTGATCGGCAGCATGATCGAGCAGTTCATGAATGCCAATCCGAAGATGCTGGCCGCCTTGCTGGGTGGCAGCGCGGCGGCAGCAGCCACCGCGCTTGGCACGTTGCCCGTCTTGTTTGCACAGAATTTTTCTCGTCGTACCTACGATTCATTCCTCGGTTTCGGCGCCGGCGTCATGCTGGGCGCCACCGCGTTTTCGCTCGTGATTCCAGCCTTGAACGCAGCCTCGTCTGCCGGGGCGGGCAGCTGGGAATCCAGCCTGATGGTCGGCGCGGGCATCCTGGCCGGTGCTGGCGCGATCCTGCTGATGAGCCGCGCGGTCCATACCGACGGCATCCTTTCCACCGATCCCGACCAGGTCTCGCTGCGGCGCGCATGGCTGTTCGTGTGGGCGGTCGCGCTGCATAACCTGCCGGAAGGCCTGGCCATTGGCGTCGCCTTTGCTGGCATCGACCTGGAAAAAGCCACGTCACTGGCCACCGGTGTATCGATCCAGGACGTGCCCGAGGGCCTGGTCGTGGCGCTGGCGCTGCATTCCGTTGGTTACAGCCGCCTTGCCGCCGTCGGCATGGGCATCGTGTCGGGGCTGATCGAGCCAATCGCTGCCGTGTTCGGCGTCGCGCTCATCGGTATCGCTGCCGGCCTGCTGCCGTATGCGCTGGCTGCCGCTGCCGGCGCCATGCTGCTCGTCATCGTCAACGACGTGATTCCCGAATCGCGCCAGTCGGGCAATGGTACCCAGGCCAGCATTGCACTGGTCATCGGATTCATCGTGATGACGGTGCTCGATACGGCGCTGGCCTGA